The sequence AAGAAGATGGTAAGAGCAAAACACGTGTGAATGCTGTATTCGTTTTAAGTGTCAGAAGCTCTTGCCTAGCTTGGGGCTTTATGCAGTGGCTTGCGGTGACAGTGCGGTGGAAAtaacagaagcagaataaattatgccaaATATTTTAAGTCCAGAGTAAtcgtaaaggtaaagttaaagggacccctgaccattaggtccagtcgtgtccgactctggggttgcggcactctataggccgagggagtcagtgtacagcttctgggtcatgtggccagcatgacaaagctgcttctggcgaaccagagcagcgcacagaaatgccgtttcccttcccgccggagcggtacctatttatctacttgcactttttggggtgcttttgaactgctaggttggcaggagctgggactgagcaacgggagctcaccctgttgcggggattcgaactgccgaccttctgatcggcaagccctaggctcagtggtacaGCCCTGCAAATAGTGACATTTTCATTTGACTTCAACCAACGGTTGATGACAGCATAGATTGAATGTGCTGAGTTTCTAAAAGGAAAGAAGGCTATAGAGACCTGCCTCTCAAGCTCACGCTTGCTTTGTTTCCTAGGGAAAGCTTGACAAAGCTGTTCCTCTGTATGAGTTGGCTGTTGAAATCAGGCAGAAATCTTTTGGCCCAAAGCACCCGAGTGTGGCCACTGCTTTAGTGAACTTAGCAGTTCTTTACTGTCAGATGGTAAGTTTTCCCTGCCCTCTCCTTTTACACTTCTTAACACACAATATCGGGGATGGTTAATGAATGATGTGCACAACACACGCCACAATTCAATGTAGCCaataagaagagagagaaaaacacgaGATTAAAATCTCTATTGCAGCTTCATCAAGTAAATATAAAATGCTGGTTTTAAATAGGactgaaaatgtgcattttaacatTAATCGGAAGCAGATACAGAGGCAAAGCATAGAATTAtcgtaagatctcagggcggttcacatttTTGTATAGCTGTATAGTACTTTTTGAGCACAGCTGCCAATGGCTATCCCCATTCCAGTAGCACAAGTCCTTGCTTGCTAGCAAACCCCCAGAGCATGATGGAACCTATtaaaaacccataagcaggagcCCACAGGTGTTAGGTTGGCTCGCTTACCACACATCCCTGCCCTTCCCCAAATCCTCTGGCATGCAGCAagatatatctctctctctcgcacagcAGTTTGGATATGGAACAGCAGAGTTATTTTCCCCCTCAATGTTTTCCTTCATCCTCCTACCCAACTGCCACTCAAGTTAGTTCACAGGGAGGGATGTGTGTGTTCTACTTGACATAATTCGCATCAGGCGGAGGTGCCGTGGCTTTGTGGATGCTCCCCAGCAAAGACCTTACTTACATGGTTCCTTTGGGAGTTTCACAGAGCACCCTTTCTTATCTGTTTTATTGTGCAGGACAGAATAGGCAGGAAATCCCAAGGGACACTTTGCAAATACATTGGAAAATTCTCCTACACAAACCTCGCCTACCAtagtttctgggtttttttgtggttgGCTTGCAAATGAGGATATCCAAGTGCTCTATGAGTAATAGCTGGTGATCTTTGAAGAAGACTCATGACTTCTtcaaaggtttttttcttttttggcaggcAAACAAACTCTGGCTGAAATATTTTGTGTTCATTGCTTACATTGTGTTCATTCCTTTGGACTCGGTCTGCATTCAGGCCAACTTACGAGCATAGCTATTCCCTTCTTCAGAAGTTAAGCCCTGCACAGCCTGTTTTAATTATTTGGCCTGGTGTCCTGGCTTAATTTATAAAAGTTGCAGCACCCAATCCTGTCTTCCAGCTCTCAGATTTTTATCGTACCAAAGCCAGAATGTGAGAGTAGTTGCAAGCTGTTCTCCTAGGCTCAGACATCTTACGGTTTCCAATAGTTGTTATGTAAAATTTTAATGTAACTTAAGTGTTCAGCTCAGGACAGATCTGAGCAAACACTTTGGCAATACCTGTTATCTTTTGTGCCCCAATACTTCTAGAAAAAACACTCTGAAGCCTTGCCTCTTTACGAACGCGCGCTGAAAATTTATGAAGACAGCTTTGGGCGTATGCATCCTCGTGTAGGAGAAACATTAAAGAATTTGGCTGTGCTTAGGTAACATTTCATCTAACCAACCTACCtcgttatttttaaaaagtgtatgtgTGCACTACTTGCTTACTGAATAATCCTAGGTTCACACACCAGATCTTTGGACCAGAGCaaaagctgtggggaggggggaagggagagttcAGAAGTACCTGGCAAAGTTTCTTTGAAGATTTTTAATGTGATACAGAAGTAGTGTATTTTGATGGGGGGGAGCTTTTATCTCCAGAAAAGTGGGAAATACGAGTTAATATTCTGTAACTTTTTTCAGTTCTACTACTATTCTGCAAATATTCTGGAATAGCAATATGGAATGttttttgttcctttgtttcctttcattcccacccccccacccccaaccccgcAAAGCTATGAGGGAGGAGATTTTGAGAAGGCTGCTGAGCTTTATAAGAGAGCCATGGAAATCAAAGAAGCAGAGACTTCGTTGATTGGCGGCAAGGCAGCATCCCGTCATTCGTCCAGTGGAGACACCCTCAGTTTGAAGAGTGCTTTCTCTCCCAATGTTTTTTTGCAACATGGACAAAGGTGATGACTAGGTAAAAAGTTAAAGGACGcctggacagtgaagtccagtcaaaggcgactatggggttgcggcgctcttctccctttcaggccgagggagccagcatttgtccacagctagctttccaggtcatggagccagcatgactaaaccgcttctggtgcaatgggacaccgtgacggaagccagagcgcacggaaacgccatttatcttcctgccgcactggtacctatttatctacttgcactggcatgctttcgaactgctaggttggcaggagctgggatagagcaacatgagctcaccccgtcacagggattcgaattgcaaccttccgatcagcaagcccaagaggctcagtggtttagaccacagcgccactcatgtCAAATGGGTATGTTTGAATAAGGATGGCAGTGACCCGGACACTTTTTTTTCAGTATTGCTGAACGTTTTGCAGAGTTAAAGTAGTTTTAGTTATATTGACACTCCGGTCCTGCATACATTACATggatttaagtcccattgattatAAGGACAGGTACATATATAATCTATAATGCTTTTCTCAGGTGCAGAGTCTTTCCAGCAAGAGAAAGGAGGCCCAGGTGAAACAGTAAAGATAGAGGTGCAGAAAGATGGAGGTTCTTGATTTGAGCAAAAAGCAGGGAGATGCTTCCTGATTGGGGCAAAAAGCTAAGTTGCATGCTTCCCTTATTTCCAGCCAAGTAGAATCATCCAAGGTGAGTTATCTTCCACAAAAGAAACAGAAGCTTCCCCTTATTTTTAACTCACTGAACTCAAAATGTCATTTGTCCTGCAGTTTACAGAAGAAAGCCAACTTCAAACTGGGTTTTATGATGTCCATTTGTTTCAATAGACCATAGTTAAGCTTAACCAGGAATTTTGGTTTGGACACAACACAGTTGAAAGCAATGGCTAATGAACTCCTTGTGGCTGCACTAGAGAAGATAGGGAGTACACAAGCCCAAGGCTTATTCGTGTTAATATTAAACAGGTTGATTTAGTTACAGCGCCTTCTCTCCTTGACCAGGTATAATGGATAATGTTGAAACTGAGCTGTCATTCTGTAATGTCTTTTCCTACTTCTGTTGGATTTAATGCGACTCTACAGCCAGAGCTTTtgataccaggcagagggccttatcggtagtggcgccctctcatcagatgtcaaggaaagaaacaactatctgacttttagaagacatctgaaggcagccctgtttagggaagtttttaatgttcaatgttttattgtgttttcagtattctgttgggagccacccagagtggctagggaaacccagccagatgggcggtatatgtatgtatgtataaataaataatacctccaaagtggagagaaaaaaagagaaaaacatttgACTATCAAACTTTCTGTAAATTATGAAATTTAAAAGCAGTATTTGCAGCTGTCCAGTTTAAACTTCCTTTGGGATATAGATTAAATTGTGAGGAAGTGAAACTCTTAACTGAATAGCCTGCTTTGTGTTTGCCACTCAAAAACCTTGTACCCCATGTACCCTTGAGCTGTGTGGGATGCTTTTCTTTTGACCTTCAGGAATGTGTGGAACAGACACACAACTATAGTTGGCGGTTGGGCATGAAGAAATAcgccattcattaaaaaaaattacacatttgAAGGCTTCCTAATTTCCCTTATCATGTTTTGTTCCATCTTACCCGGTTCTATACAGCTTTGATTTCTCACAGTTAATATATTCCCCTTGATAAGTGGCACTCCGCACAGGCCCTTTTAGCACAGCAACCATAATCATGCATGCTTATTAGTAACCCCCACTGAAAACAAATCATACTTATGGGTGAATATTGAACAGGGCTGCAGTAAAGTAAGTATTAAATATTCCTTTCGTTGCATTAGGCATCAGGCTGAAGCAGTTGTAGCTTAGAAACAAATGGTTCAATTAGTCTTAACCCCTATTTGTTTGCACTCAGATAATAATTTAATTTGAAATGTTTATAAGCAAAAAGCAGGCCTTTGGCAACAAAACTTGTACGTGGTATAAACTGCACCAATATAAGTTCTGTTAAAGCTGAATTTTAGACATGCTGGTAGTCTAAATTTCAAAACTCTTGTAACAAATTTAATAGTTGTGAGATGAGCACCAAGTCCTGAGGTAGAAAGCAATCTATAAAAGCACACAAGTAGATAACACATTGGTTTGTTGATGCTGAGCTTATTTTAGTAATAAAGTTTATTTCCAATAAAGTAACTCACAGGAAGGACACACAAAAATGTTGttgtaaaaatgcaaaatggaaaCAGAATGGAGTGTGGTTGAACAAGTAGTTGAAGCAATTAATTGTGGGATTGCCTAGAACCATCAAACTTCCAGgccactttttttttgcaaatctgtCTGAATTAATTATGTTAATCACCAGCTAATGAGAAAAGCATTTATCCAGCATGCTTATCCAACTGACTGTACAACATCCAGTCCAGCAAGCTTAAATTGTAGCTTATTGCAGGTGGTTTAAAAATAGTTAAATACCCTTAGGGCCATTGATTCTAGATAGGCTTCTCTTGGATTGCAGTCTCTTTGTTTACTATATACCTGAAATATTACTTCAATAACTACTACTAAGGTGACATATAAAGCAACTGTCAAGAGGCCTTGTAAGTGCTGAGTGACTGCAAGTGTCATTAAGCCTGCCTAACTTTCAATTTTTGGTTGACCTGCTCTGATTAGAAAGGGAATTAAATGCTTTGGTGGAGGAAGCCCTGGCAACTTCTGCTTCGCAGAGCCTTTTATCCTACACCACTTGAGTGATAATCTACAATTGAATATAATAGACTAGTTCATTTGCCAAACACCATGGGGGCTGCAATCAACTTACTCCTAGTGCAGTCTTGGAGTTTTATCAATTCAAAGCAACTTTCATCTCAttgctttattttcttcttatttGGAAACTGAGGATTTTAGGCATGATGGCTCAAGAGCATTTCCGAATTCAGTATTCTCCCATAACGTTGGATCGGTGATAGCAAATTTTATAATTAATTTAATGATTCCTATTATACACTGCATGACCAGAGGACCCAGATATTGGCTCAAGTCCCACATTTTCAGCCCAACAAAACTTCCAAAAGACTTCTCTTGCGGCTAACAAAAGTATTCCAGTTACTTTTCCATGTAACAATCAGATATACCGTAATTGGCTAGTGTGTGtgacaataataattattttttagaCAAGGCTCTCTCTCTATATCGTATAGCTTTTCATTCGTCTAACTATAAGCTTAAGCAGATCAAGTGTTACTATTTTAGATACTTTTCCAATCCAGGCACCATAAGGAGGAACTGATTATGCTCAACAAATTTACTCTCACCTGAACTGGGTTTAAAAGGCAGCTTGGCATTGtgttatactgtatatttaacCTGTCAGCTTGCCTTGGTTTTCACTGGACCCTCATACCCTCTGTAAAGTCTTTACATAATTAACAAAAAGACAACATGACAACACACTATTCATGAAAgactaaatatgttacgaaacaCATCACTGGCTGCTGAAATTACAGTAATCTCGAAGTGTTCTTTTTGCTAGATGCTCTTCATCTTAGCCATAAGTTCTTCTAGACTTTCTTCAGATTCCGGAACAGTTTCCCCAGTAACAGCGTTCTCTTCCTGGTAGGGGAGAAGAGTAGTAAATGCCTTTACACCTTTATCTATAGCCTCAAATCCAAAAGCCCCAACAAGCTTGGCGTGCTGAACACCACACACATTATAGTAAAATAGGCCAGATACAAACATAATTAAATACTAACACCTGTCAGTCATCACCATCATGTTAGGGGACCCATCCCTCCTTCCTTGCATGGCAAGTACAGAAAATCCAAGCTTAGTCACTTCAATGCTGACTTCAAACTCCACTTTCTGCAGTGGCTGGCTATGCTACTGAATCCCTATGGGGGAAACTCAGAAGTTCATTCCAATGAGCTTTAGTTAAGGCCTATCAGGCAATAGCATTCTTCTGCAAGCAGGAAGGCTGCAAACTGCATCTCTGCATGTCATTTGCCTGATATCTGGAGGCCTCACAAGCCACAGGTTTTCACCCCATTGTAAAGCAAAGGTTAGCAAAGCATGTACGTGTCAAGTGAGCAGAGGCTCTATCTGCCAGGGAAGCTATGATAGCCAAGCTTGGAAGGTGCACATGTCAAAGCTTGCAGTGCTGCTGAGGCTGTGAAAGCAGTTGTGGGCTGTTAGGATTGTCCTACCTTCGTGTAGGACTGTGGTAGAGACAAATGCCCGACTGGcaagttctctccctcctggtcgattgTTTGAgaacttcaaaagctttctccagcccaaacatcacagcaactgatgccaaaaggcatcagcacacttacgattctgcagagtatttgcagttcgcataacagaactcagtagcacagcattttggctaatctacttttatttacatataatacactcggagcattctgacttagctccttcctctttctcatcagacagcaaagagaaaaaacaaaggacaatagtcccagtttccggaacacagtaacacaaaacatcctgtctccgtcacttcccacactgtggaatgaaaacatatgtcatgtgatagacaacaatcccatgactgcaaacacgaAGCAAGAATCCTAACATCAACTTCATTGATGCACACAATGGAAGTGAAGACTGCAGAACAGCAGCACTGATTGCTCATTCCCACATGCAACTTGACGAGTTAAAGCCAATCCAAATAAAATGTTACTGACGTTAGCTAAAAACAACTTACCACCTTGTTTGGTATTGTGTATGCCATTGTGATCCCTTCTGGAAGATCGAGAACTGGACCCGAAGCAGCTTTTAATTCTTCCTCTGAAACCTCCGATACCAACTCTATCCCTGAATAGCCCCAAACACATCAATGCAAGGGAAAGCGTTAGTGTAGATTACACAAATTACACAAATATTAAAAAGTTACAGACTGAAATTATGTTTCAGGTCAGATAAAgacattacagtggaacctccaattacgaatgggatccgttccagaggcccggcCATAACCCAAAAACTTAGTAACCGGAGACgcccttctgtgcatgcacggtgaaacccggaagtatacacttccaggtttgccgtggCCGTAACCCAAAGATTCCGTAACCTGGAggttacgcaacacgaggtacccCTGTACTTCTTACAGTCAAGAACCTCTCCAGGCAACTGAAAGGGCATGGAGTAGggctgttacccccccccccccgtgttggaCTGGCCCAGTGGATCTGGGAGCAGCTGTGATGTTTAGGGGTTTTTAAACCCTAATTAAGCATAACCCCCCAAAGTGGGTTCATAATGTGGGATACCCTTCCTTGACAATAGATAACAACAGTGAGAAGACCATAGCTTGTGCTGCTATCACAACTATGTCCTCACTTACAGCTACctgctttttggggtgggggttcaaTTGAAATCATTCACAAGAGAGAAAGTAAATAACAGCTGCTTAGGCTGATGGGCATTTTACTAGTTCCAAGAGTTGTAAGCTAGCAATTTGTGTTGTCTCACCCCAATCATTCTCTTCATGAActatttcttcttcctgttcaATTACTTCTACTTTAggattttctgctgcttttttctgGAAATACAAACACAGTCACAAGTGGTTTTTGCTGCCACTCTAAATAATGGGAAATGTTAAATAATTATATTCTAGAGGCCCATTCAGAATGACCATACTAGGGTAAATATTTCCAAAAGAATTCATGCTACATTTTCTAACTTCCGCTGAACAAGTTATCCACCCCTTTCAAGGAATCGGAAAAGGAGCCTGAGCTCTTTTAGTTAATTTAATTTACCTTGTACTCTTCCTGCTGGTGTCTACAGTTTTTGTCATCGCACTGTGGATTTGGCTTCATCGTCATGGAGGGAAAGAAATCCTGCATTGCATTATAGCCAAGGTAAAAGCTCACCGTGCCAAAATTCAGTAAATatctgggggggaaatgcagaaagGATAAAAGAAGAGAACAGTTTATCGTTTGCACGTGTCAGACGGAAGACACAGCACTTTGGTTCATTATGGGCGACATCTGATGATGCTTCCCTACTTGCGCAACAGAAAACTTACACAACTGGAGTTCTCCTTCAGCACCTGTGCACCcctaaaatctgctctggagggtccctaACTATCTGCAGCAAATATAGGAGGGTGTGGAGGGAACAGATGGACAATGCACAAGGACACAGCTGCTCACACTACTCTGGATCTCACCCAACATGCTTGATGTAATCCTTTTGTCATGAACCAATTCCcacttaaacttttttttttttttttaaatcgagGCATCTCAGTTACTTACTTCAGGACGTTTTGAACAAGAAGACCGGCGACCACTCCCATAGTGGTGGGAAGGCTGGCAGCACAAACTCCCTCCCGTTTGAGCGTTTTCTCATCTATATTTGCTGCTACGACAAGTGGAGGTGCACACTAGCCGAAAAGGGGAGAGGAGTTTGAGAATCACAAAAGGGGCCTTTGAAAAACCCACAAACAAGAGAAGGATCCAACAAAAATGACTTTAGATTCCAACAACTTTCACTTCACCCTAGAAGGGCAGCACAATGGAACACGGAAAGCGTGACATCACATACCGCAAAACATGCCGATTCACCAGGGATGATGAGTTGGATATGGCCAGAGACAGCATTTTCGCTCACTCCAGATTCCATCCATATTTGTCCAAGCTCATTACAAgccttgaaaaacaaacaaaaaaagccctATTTATACATGCGTAAGTTGCATTTGCTGCAAAAATCTAAACTGCTTGTGGATATAAGAAGTGTCCTGCTGAATCAAGCTAAAGGCTTATCTCAGGGGAGGGGAACTGTCTAGATCttgagctcccccctccccaactgacCGGTGGCTACTTTGAAAGATGAGCCAGGACACCTTTGCTGTAAAATCACTTGACCATCaccatgacatcaggtgacccaAATTCAAAGGCAAGAATCGGCAGCACACTCCTGGTATGCAGGCCTGAAAATGAACTCATTGTAGGGGAGTTGGTCCAGCTCCCTGATCATCTAAAGAATCTCAACTGAAAATAAGTTCTTAGGAAAGCAAAACTTCCTAAGTTTTTGGGTTTTGTGACAGACTTCAGTAAACCCTCAAACTTCCCAAACCAGACCTGGAAAAAGGATCCCGTTCATGTCACAAAAGTCTCTTTGCATTCACCCAATGCTGAAGTCGCCAACAAAATGCAGTTTAATCTCCAATATTGTTACCTTTGTATATTCTGCTTTCATATAACATACACAAGCTCAAGGCACAATGATACTGCAAATGCACCAAGCATGGCTACTCTGGAATAGCCACATCTTTTCAGAAGGAGCTCGCTTGGGAACCCTCCACTGCCCCCACTTAAATGGCACAGCAGCCACACCTGCTACAATGTACTGGGTGCGAGATCCACAGCTTCTAAGCAGCAGGTGTGCAATGTGCACTTGGGTGAGAACAGGAGgcatgtgtgtgttgctgttgctgcactTACCGTGTTAATTGCCATGCGTGCTTCAAAATTATCCACGCAGCTCAATACAAGATCAACAGGCTTCCCTTCTTCTAAACCTCcattactaaaaataaaaaggggagaaaatgcaaatattaagGGAGCCTTGCAAGAAGAACAAGGAAGCTGTTGTACTATGAACTCTCCATTCTTTATCAGCATGGAATCCTTCTCGGTTTTAGGGTTGCATCCCCTTCTGCAAAATCTTACATGgcccacatgccagtagtgggcaggaccagagcgacaaatgcaaattttacctttggacAATAGGCTAGTTGCTTACACACggacctctctatcctccatccaagctAGGGAGAATCATTATAAAAGTTAAAGGATTATTAAAAGCCCTCAAGCATGGGGTAAGGCTAGGCCAGACAGCAGTGTAGCCTGGGAGAAAGGGTGTGTCTGGGGAGGGATGTGTGGCCTAGAGAGTCCCAAGGCCAAACAGAGAAGCCCAGAGAGCTGCATTTGACCCCCTAGGCCTGAGGTTACCAACCCCCTGATTTAGACGTgagtggcattgtgggttaaagcacagaacctagggcttgccgatcagaaggtcggcggttcgaaaccccgcgacagggtgagctcccgttgctcagtccctgctcctgccaacctagcagtttgaaagcacgtcaaagtacaagtagctaaataggtaccgctccggcgggaaggtaaacaacatttccgtgcactactctggttcgccagaagcggcttagtcatgctggccacatgaaccggaagctgtacaccggctcccttggccaataaagtgagatgagcgccgcaaccccagagttgtctgcaactggacctaatggtgaggagtccctttacctttaaatcagTGGTGTTTTGTTACAACCAACCACCGCTACCAGCCCCCAAAAGATATGTTACCTGATCCTGTCCATAAAATGTTGAAAGTTGTCCACAGTTGTGATGTTGTAGTTATGTACTTCGAACTGCACATCGGGGTTGATATTCCTTAAGGATAAAACAAACACTGCAGCTTTAACATGAACATTTCTAAAAGGAGCCCCACATGCTTGTTTTGCAAATCCTAACATACTACGGTTGCAATCCCATGCTCTTCcttgggaataaatcctactggAATCAGAAGTACTTCCTTCCGCATGAACGTACGCAGCATTATTTCTGTAAGATTAGTTGGAAGTTCCGCATGTCTGAAGTTGCATTCCATACCTGGATGTCACCTCCCACTTTCACATACCTCAAAGTGTGCTCTGCTGCTTGCACTTTACTCAGTCCAGCTTGGTGGGGTTGGAAAAAGAGCCTGTTCATATTGGCCAGCTCCACCTTATCATAATCAAACAGGAGCAGCTAAAAGAAAGATTACAGTGACACATGAATGGCCTTTGCTCAGGTTCCTGTAGCCCTTGggcaaacaaatatttattcCTACTGATTCTAAAATGACAAACATATTTATTTCTAAAACACCTGAAATTCAGTTTTAAAAGATTGTGACAGGTTAAGTAAAACCAGATTCAAAATTCATATTCATCACAGACGCCCTTTAACtttaaataataactttttgaaGGGTTACTTCTGCAAAAAAAAGCTCCCATTTGTCCCTCATGTGCTTCTGTGGCAGAGATAAAAGAATCAGAGAACAACAGTACtggagatcgggggggggggggatgggatgtAGGAAATAAAGCTTCAACACTGATGTTTGCTCTTTGGCTATGGGCAAGTCATTTCCTCTTCCTAACCTACCCTACAGGACTGTTGTTAGAATTAAACGAGGTAAATCCATGTATGTTGCCTCAACAATTTTAGAAAAATGAAGTACCAGTATAAGAACCAAAAAAGGACATGCAAGGAGAGCTGTCTGTCCTAAATTGCACAGTAAACATACATCCAGGAGCCTCAGCCAATCACAGCTTCCAAACCATCACTAATCATCATATATGTGACTATCCTTTACCCATTACAGAGGCCACTGTGAATACATTTAAGCTGACAAAGGGAAATTAATATTTCACCAAAGCACCACTGATTTTACTCAGGACAGTGTTGTTATAAGGAAGAAACGTATTATTACCTTACCAATGCCACATCTTGTCAGCATCTCAGCAGTTACGCTGCCAACTCCACCAACACCCAC is a genomic window of Lacerta agilis isolate rLacAgi1 chromosome 12, rLacAgi1.pri, whole genome shotgun sequence containing:
- the UBA5 gene encoding ubiquitin-like modifier-activating enzyme 5 isoform X3 encodes the protein MNRLFFQPHQAGLSKVQAAEHTLRNINPDVQFEVHNYNITTVDNFQHFMDRISNGGLEEGKPVDLVLSCVDNFEARMAINTACNELGQIWMESGVSENAVSGHIQLIIPGESACFACAPPLVVAANIDEKTLKREGVCAASLPTTMGVVAGLLVQNVLKYLLNFGTVSFYLGYNAMQDFFPSMTMKPNPQCDDKNCRHQQEEYKKKAAENPKVEVIEQEEEIVHEENDWGIELVSEVSEEELKAASGPVLDLPEGITMAYTIPNKVEENAVTGETVPESEESLEELMAKMKSI
- the UBA5 gene encoding ubiquitin-like modifier-activating enzyme 5 isoform X1 codes for the protein MAASQKLVEQLRRRVRELEEELARGEGGGQGRRARIEQMSPEVTDSNPYSRLMALKRMGIVKDYEKIRSFAVAVVGVGGVGSVTAEMLTRCGIGKLLLFDYDKVELANMNRLFFQPHQAGLSKVQAAEHTLRNINPDVQFEVHNYNITTVDNFQHFMDRISNGGLEEGKPVDLVLSCVDNFEARMAINTACNELGQIWMESGVSENAVSGHIQLIIPGESACFACAPPLVVAANIDEKTLKREGVCAASLPTTMGVVAGLLVQNVLKYLLNFGTVSFYLGYNAMQDFFPSMTMKPNPQCDDKNCRHQQEEYKKKAAENPKVEVIEQEEEIVHEENDWGIELVSEVSEEELKAASGPVLDLPEGITMAYTIPNKVEENAVTGETVPESEESLEELMAKMKSI
- the UBA5 gene encoding ubiquitin-like modifier-activating enzyme 5 isoform X2 → MLTRCGIGKLLLFDYDKVELANMNRLFFQPHQAGLSKVQAAEHTLRNINPDVQFEVHNYNITTVDNFQHFMDRISNGGLEEGKPVDLVLSCVDNFEARMAINTACNELGQIWMESGVSENAVSGHIQLIIPGESACFACAPPLVVAANIDEKTLKREGVCAASLPTTMGVVAGLLVQNVLKYLLNFGTVSFYLGYNAMQDFFPSMTMKPNPQCDDKNCRHQQEEYKKKAAENPKVEVIEQEEEIVHEENDWGIELVSEVSEEELKAASGPVLDLPEGITMAYTIPNKVEENAVTGETVPESEESLEELMAKMKSI